Genomic DNA from Solanum pennellii chromosome 3, SPENNV200:
CAGAGTTATTTGTGGATTAAGCACCTTTAAAAGACTACTAAAGTCTTTCAATGTTGATTTGACTCTTAGATTCTCTTCGAACACACTGTCAACTGTGTTCTATGttctttcttctatttctcAAGCGATTGGGCTGCTACAGCTATTCTAGGTTATATATAACAGTAATGGATGGTAGTTTTGACAATTGGAGATTTAGCAAGGGTCTGTCAAGTCATATAGTTTTTTATGGGTTGGGACTTTGATCATGGATGTCTTTTGTGGCTATGGACAACTCTAGATGGTTGGTCATCATTAAGCACTGTGTGTCAGATGTGTCATTCTGAAGTCTGAACTAGTTGCTTAATGTTAAGTGTTAATAAGAAGCTGTTCCTGGCTTACCAGATACATAGACTTCTAGTAAATGCAAGCAGAGGTAGGTTTGTGGCTCTACTAGTGCTGTATGAAGATTCACAGATGTTTCTTTTAGTAGATTTAACTCAGTTTTGGTTGCAAATATGAACAAATACAGTTGAAGCCGTTGAACAGACCAATGCACAAGAAAAATTCCGTCTCTCTCTTAAATATAAATCAATCAGCTGAGACTCAATCTCAATTGGTATGAATCAGCCATATAAATCCTTTGTTTTGATTCAGCTTACGTATATCTAGGTGAATACGTAGGCACGAACATAGTATTCAGAGAATCTATCataatttcactatttttatgTTGTCCAACTACCTATTGCAGCTACCCTACTTTGTCTGAATTTGGGACTGCTTTGGTAATTGGTATAAGCAGAGTTCATGTGTGGATAAATTGAAAGCTTACGTTTATATGTTCGCTCATTGTCGTACAGGTTGTTTCAGTTCATTCAAGGtgcaaattttaacttttctcGTATCTATATGACAAAGCCAGTTTTGACTAGCATTGTCCCAGGAGCTGGTCCTCTTCACTCATCGGCATACTTTGTTAAGTTCTACTTGCCTGATAAGTTCCAGGCCGATCCACCTCTTCCCCTTCCGGAGCTAAACCTTCAACCTGATCCATGGACCAGCCATTGCATTGCTGTTAGGAAGTTTTCAGGATTTGCAAGAGACAGCAACATTGTTAAAGAAGCTGAGAAACTGGCTCTGAGCTTGAGTAGATCTCCATGGGCAAACTCCACTGCTTCTACAAGTGAATATGCTTACTCTATAGCGCAGTATAATTCTCCCTTCCGGATTATTGGGCGTGTCAATGAAGTGTGGGTGGATGTCACTGGATCTCGAGCAAATGGTTGCGAATCCAATCCAATTGCTGCATACTGATTATGAGTGTGAGCTTGAAGCTTCTTGGATCGTTGTTTTACATCTCCCGTTATAGAGACCAGAGAGACATTAATGGTTGcttcttatgttcatatattatCATGCTCCTGTTCTGTAAATTTGGGATTTCATGGAAGTGTGATAAATTCTGTAATTCCCTTGATAAAGAACTTTGACATTACCATGCGTGTTATTCTTGTACGGCATTTAACTTCACGTtgttgataaaaaatatataaatttactaaacaatataatcatttgacaaaaaataaatatgaatgttCACTAATGAGGCGATAGTTTGTGGTATTGAAGGCCGTGATGGTTGATGCCGGCTAATAATGATGATGGTTGATAGTGATAGTGATAGTAAAGTTGGTTTATGTTAATTctcctttaattttttgtacAAAGCACAAAGCTTACTCAAACACCATGGATCATAAATGGGccgaaaaataaaacaatctgTTCTAGAGACACCATGAATTTGAAAAAACATCTTTTGTACTCAAATTTGAGGGGGGAAGCTAATTGAAACGAAGCTTATGGATCTTAAATATGTTGAAAAGGGATAAGGTAAAGGGGTTTGATTTGGTGTTTGTGAATGACCGATTTAGTGTTTTGGGTGGCGGAGGTAGTTGTTTGGTGGTTGTTCTTTGTCGGGGATGGGTAAGCTGTTGGGAAAAAAAAGGGATGACATTAAGGAGGTATGtttgtggtggtggtggtcgTTGATTGTTCTTCGCCGGAGAAGACAAAGAGAATTGCGatataaattcaaatgaataatttttctaGTTGAGATAGAAGTAGAAAGGATTTAGATTGGAAGAAGATATGATTATTaaagaattttaataattagttaggaattaattagtgtaaaatagagttaaaaaaataataaagaaaagaaaataaaaaaattaaaaaattataatttctaaCGTGGCGCCGACGTGATGCTGATGTGGCACCGAGTATAACACATTACATACTGTGAGAGTGGTGTCATGCATTTCAAGGTGGTATTAAATTCACTTTCAAATAGTAAGAGTGTGTAATATGTCATCATAATACTTGAAGTGTGAAACTGACTTTTCGATCCAAGTTTGTGGAAAAATTTAcgccttttcctaatagaaaaTATGACATCAATGACTATGATGGTAGGTGTGGTGACTCTTTTTGATAGCGTTTAACAACGATAATGATCATTGTGATGACAAAAGTGATTAAcgataatgaataaaataatgatgaaattattcatatacaaaaatattattgaataacattaaatttttgtttaatataatgataattaaaaattattcaaactaaataaatatttaaatcttaatatcaataaataattGTTCATATTCATagagtgcaaacaaatgagaatatgaaaagtaaaggtattaaaaaaaaacaacttattTACTCATTTACATCCATAAATCACGCGATGAGGTGATAGTTAGAGTGacgtaataaataaaaagatttataattatagaaaaaagaaagagattaACGTGAATCCGAAAATTTAACAGTGGACCCGTGTTAGTTTAATTAAAGACTTTACTCATCCTTTTGTTTTGGGGTTCAATCAAAAATCAATATTCCCCTTCTTCCTTATTCTCCCTTCTTCTCCACTTCCCCCTTTTCTCTCTCTGTTCTCCTCCTTCGATCTCTTTCCCCttcaaatccaaaaaaaaattactaacaaATTCACACACACACTCATCATCGCCTCTCTAAAATACACAAATACACTAATATTTACCTGTTGCAGATCGGAGCTTCTCGCAGATCCgattcaattcttttttttcttttggtaagCTATATCGGTGGTTCTTTCttacaaaaatatgatttttcggCATTCTCTCgtgtttatcatgattttaagagattttaatgaaattaagaaaaaaaatggattctagggttagggaatttaGGAATATGGATATTTACACTATGTGTTTCATCGAGTGTGCTGCGTTTAGGGAAAGATATCGAGTCCTGAGCTATGAGCATTGTGTAACTACTCTGTAATTGCACTGAATTTTGTGGAGGTAAACGTTTggtttttagaattattttttgtgtgttcTAGGCGTCATTGTTGTGGGTTATGGAACCGTGTTTTTCGTTTGGATGTGTAAATTAATCTCTGGAGCTGCAATTGGAAAAAGGGTTGTTGGTAGGAATTTGATGGGGTTTCTAATTAGACTGTAGTATTATTGTTCAGTAAAGTATTAGGCTTTATGCTATGAGAGGATTTTATTCGTTGTTTAACGTGATAATAGATGAAGGACTAGGCTTTACAGATAGaattatgtttatgtggagattTCTATTTGTAGCTTGGCCATTAGTTTTCACTAGCAAGGGTTTTCTTTCCTTGCTCTTTTGCTTGTTATGGGACCCAACTTCCTTATCTGTTCTTCGAAggggaaaaaaaggaagaaaagaaatgaaGTACAATGAAgggggaaaaaggaagaaaagaaataaagtgCAAGATAGAGTTAAGTTTAATTGAATATGCGGTTAATCTAGTTTGGAGTTTCTTTGATCTTGACATATTCTGTTATTTTTTGTTAGTATGCTGTTCTTCACATGTATGTTCAGAGTATCTCAAGTTAAGACTTGTATTATATACCTCAAAACTTTCTAAATGTGATGTTAATGATTTTGTACATTTCACCTGCTTGGAGTTTCTTTGATTTTGACGCCATAATTGAAATGAGAAGGCAACATACTCCAAACAACACTGTATTAAGCTGGTTGGTAGTGAAGCCGATCATCTAGTTGAGAGAAGTTCAGCTACTTTTACTTGATACTTACTGGCTTTTAGGaattaatatgtaatttaagGAATAAGCCTGTCATCACTTGTTTCCCCAAAGTTTTATGCAAGGCATAGTTAAGCTTAGGAAAGGTATGTATTATGTAGCCAGAGATGGGAGGCAGTAAGAAATGCTTTTCCCATTCATGTGCATGTTGTGGTGATATTGTATCATCTCGTTCCACTGTCTGGAATAAACTCATGTTCTATATAGATTTCTGAAAGGAATTATCTTGAAAAATTTCTAAAGCAAAATTGAGTAGAGATAAAAAAGTGGCTAGATCGATCTCCTATATTCTCCTATGTTGTTTCTGACTTTCTCTTACATATTTTGTTGTAAGATGTTACTTTATTTGTGGAAACAGGGAAATATGCATTGAAGCTTGGTTAGGGACCAAAACCATTATGTGGTTTCCATAACTGAATATATGTAAACGTTAAcctattttttacttaaaaaaaaggCCATTGAGTTATGctagaaaataggaaaataatttaaagatgtATCCACCGGGTTGATACAGTTGATAATGCTTAAAGATTGTTACTATGGTTAGTTTTTCTCTTATCTAGTTAACTTTTTGAGAATGACTTTTTTCTTATCTAGTTACCTAATGACCTAAAATAGTTGGTTTCCTGGGAATATGCAAATACCTTTAGgtaatctaaaaataatttatagtcGATTAGGCAGAGTTTGATTATCTTAACCTCAAAATTTAAAGCAATTACAATTGAGGTTAATGATTTTTGGAGCCTGTGGGTTATCAGGTAAAACAATCCTTTCAGCCATCTTTTGGCATTTTACAATGGTTACATTTGGTTTACGTGTGGCAAGTgttttttatttccttaaacTCCATGTGCAGCCAAACATCcttgggggtggggggtggggtaaTAATCAGCCAAGATTGTAGTATTGTACttaaaaagaagggaaaagaaaatgatgaatatcATATAGGAATATCTATCTTTGATCTCTTGTATACACAAATCAGAATGCATCACTTGTCATACCTGGATCTAATTATGTTTCATTTTCGTTCGTTGTTGTAACCACCATTGTACAGCAGTGTAGTTTTAATAAAAGTTAAGTTTCTCTTGGAGATCCCATAGAAGGAAATTGTTTAGTGAAACTGTCTAGCCTGTTTGGCCAAAGCTTCTGGGAACCAAAAGTGCTTATTTTAGTGAGTTGAAGTGCTTAGCCAAgtttttaaggaaaaagtaaGTGCTTTTGACTAGTAGCAGAGGCTGAAAAAGTTTTCTTTCCGGTAGCTTGGCCAAACACAAATTGATGCTCTAATATTGACAAAAGTgcttttcaaattgattagcAAAAAACAAATTGCTACTTACGAAGTACATTCCGAAAAGCACTTTTCAGTATAAGCAGATTCTGAAGTTTTGGACAAACATTCGATATGTGTGTTTTGTCACCACTTTCCCAAATCCAATTGATTTGGGCATTGGCACTCTAAATCATATGTCCACTTTTTTCCATGAAGTAGAAATTGTGTCTGAAGTTTATGGTGTAACGTTTcatcttgaaaatattttggtaTCATTTCTATTAATTTGATGGCTCTTGTTAATGGAAAGAGGTGCTGTTGCAAATATTTTCCAGATTCTAGCTGAATTAGGTTGTGAAGCTGTTTGGATGAACGTAGATCAATATTTGGATAATGACTTCAAATATGTTGGCAGGGGAGAGAAGGTATGAAGAGATCCTTCTCTCACAAgaatttttttactttccatAAATGCTCCTTATGTTGCTTTATTTGAGTTTCGTTCTCCATTCCTAGTTAACTTCATGGCTTTCTctgttattttgtttttaaaaaaccaTTATAAATCCAAAACTATACATTTTTCCATCTTTTTCTCTCTGGTCCTCTTTGTCTGTTATGCTGATTATGGACAAAATTAGACTATAAAAGTATTTCTTAATAGTCCTTtatatgacttttttttaatgacCATGTTCCTTTATGTGATACTCTTTTCATTTTGTGACGTTTCAAGATGATTGACAGACTGGCAGTATCccatttttatacaattttcaattcattaagtGGTTGTTCGACcatgaaaacaaaagaatattCACTTTATTTGgaattttcaaaagttggaGTTCTGTTTGACCATGCTTTTTGCaaagaatatttagaatttgagtttttcttttccttctaaACATGGTGTATACccctaaatttttaaaaactagtAAATCACCCAACTTgactaatttatttgaaaaccccaatttttctttaaaagagGAATGTCTCATAATGGATAGTTACATAATGTCATAGATTAAATCCATATACGAGCTACTACATAATATTAGAAATGTTAGTTCACttcatttgaaatttttgaaattggagCTGAAGATGGAATTGTATTTGGTTATAGTTTttgcaaataatattttattgtttaaatgaACTGTtcctaataaaatgaaatatattattaaatggggctatttttataaattaaaaaagtttggagaaatttgaaaaagaaaatatagtgAAAGTGAAAACAAGGTTTTGGGTGTTTTCTAAATCCATTTATCATGCCCACTGATTttcaaataaagtgaaaaaaatctggaagaaagaacaaaattgtCATGGCCATAACTTTTCAGGATCAGTAACTTTTCAGTGATCACATTTAAGATTCTCCTATACAATCACTAGTCTTATATGTAAGTGAAATTGGCATCTTAAAATTCGTCCTTGTCAAATACTATCAAATAAATAGAATGATGGAGTAGGTCAGTCTCTAAAGTGGTTTATATACTGGAAATATGTCGCTTCAATGGCCAAATATTGTGAAGAAggtttttatgtttgttaacaTGTTTAATGGTGCAGACCAGTAGTATTGGTTTTTTTGATCaagtattgaatatattaaggTCAGAAATGCAAAGCAATGTAGACCAACCAATTTGAGGAGGATCTCATATTCTTCTTTTCGTGATCCGAATTTCCTTGTTAAGTTTTACGTTCCAAAAGTCATAATTCTCTTTTACGAAGGTTCCTCTGCATAAGCTGTTCTCTCCAAAAAATTTTGGTATTGTTGTTTGCTTAAATTCCAAATCTTCTACATGTTTTTAGGAAAACCATGATGCTTGTGGATTTCTCTAGTTAGGGGCTAGAAATGAGCCCCAGTGTGACATTTTCAGTTTATTGAACAATTGTTgtaaaaatttctcaaaaggtGATGTTTCAATGGTGTGGCGTTAAAACTTACGAATATATTGTAAAGCCCTTTTTTGGGATCAAAGTGGAAGGTTTCTAAAATTTTCCGTTGATTTCTACGACAAATTAACCTTTTTGCATTTTGTTATAGTTTATGGTGTTATCAAATTGCTAAGTTATTATTAGATTGTGTCACATACAATGAAGTTGGTATGAAGACATTGTTTTACTGGTGTGGTTGTGTCATCTCCTTAAGTTGCCCTTTCATTCCATCATTATAGGTGGGTTTCTGCAAGAAGAGGTGGCATGACAGTCCTTGGAAAAGTGGCTGTTCCAAAACCATTGAACTTACCCAGTCAGCGGTATGAAATATTGGCTGATTTGAACTTTTGGTTTTTTGATCTAATTATATGTGTTCCTAAATTTGTTTGTACTTGAACCTTTTGAAGGTTAGAGAACCATGGTTTGGACCCAAATGTTGAAATTGTTCCCAAGTGAGTACCTGTGTTCTTTTtcaattcttattttcttttcaagcCCTTCTTATATTGGTGTCCGCCTGCCCCTGGCATTGGCACTTCTGTGCGATACTTATTCGGGTTTCCTGCCTTGGGGAGAGCTGTCTGGTATGTGTTGTTTCTTTGTTGATTTGATCTGGGCCCCTCTCTCTTTTTTTGACATAGGGGTACATTGAGCTGGGGTAGCCGTACATCTTCCTCTACGTCAAATCCATGGGGTTCCTCAACACACTCTCCAAATGCTGATGGTGGATCAAGCTCACCAAGTCATCTTAGATCACGCCCTTCATCTGGGAGTGGCACTCGACCTTCAACTGCTGGTAGTGATAGAACACAAGAACCTACAACTAGTGCATGGGGTACCAGTTCTAGGCCTTCGTCAGCTTCTGGGCCATTATCATCAAACAAAGTACCATCGACATTGGCACGCCCACACAGTGCAGAGACAAGGCCCGGCAGCTCGCAGCTTTCACGCTTTGCTGAGCCTGTTTCTGAACATCCAGTAGCATGGGGAGCAACAACCACCGCAGAGCGTTTGGTACGTTGTTTGTTGCTATTTGATGTTCTGTTCCCTTTGTGATGAATATCTCTTAGTTGTTCTTTTGCCAAATGTCTCTTTTTTTTgtgggtgggggggggggggggaNNNNNNNNNNNNNNNNNNNNNNNNNNNNNNNNNNNNNNNNNNNNNNNNNNNNNNNNNNNNNNNNNNNNNNNNNNNNNNNNNNNNNNNNNNNNNNNNNNNNNNNNNNNNNNNNNNNNNNNNNNNNNNNNNNNNNNNNNNNNNNNNNNNNNNNNNNNNNNNNNNNNNNNNNNNNNNNNNNNNNNNNNNNNNNNNNNNNNNNNNNNNNNNNNNNNNNNNNNNNNNNNNNNNNNNNNNNNNNNNNNNNNNNNNNNNNNNNNNNNNNNNNNNNNNNNNNNNNNNNNNNNNNNNNNNNNNNNNNNNNNNNNNNNNNNNNNNNNNNNNNNNNNNNNNNNNNNNNNNNNNNNNNNNNNNNNNNNNNNNNNNNNNNNNNNNNNNNNNNNNNNNNNNNNNNNNNNNNNNNNNNNNNNNNNNNNNNNNNNNNNNNNNNNNNNNNNNNNNNNNNNNNNNNNNNNNNNNNNNNNNNNNNNNNNNNNNNNNNNNNNNNNNNNNNNNNNNNNNNNNNNNNNtggggggggggggggggggaacaATATATTGTATGAAATGTACTAAGCTATTGCAACAAAATTGCTAGTTGTGCAGATAAGCTGTTGTTTCTATATTCTGGATTGAAAGCTAATTTGCACCAAAAAGAAATCAACATAAGAAATCTAAGTTCTAAGGCTCTGTATGTTTTTTTCTATTGCCCTGAATAATTTTGGTATTTCCTTCTAACCAAACTGACCACC
This window encodes:
- the LOC107015346 gene encoding heme-binding protein 2-like, with product MEKSRLKNGLIIVFAITIACSTEFCKAIESPEYRIVHSESDFEIRHYRESVWMAAPVTEISFEKATRNGFHRLFQFIQGANFNFSRIYMTKPVLTSIVPGAGPLHSSAYFVKFYLPDKFQADPPLPLPELNLQPDPWTSHCIAVRKFSGFARDSNIVKEAEKLALSLSRSPWANSTASTSEYAYSIAQYNSPFRIIGRVNEVWVDVTGSRANGCESNPIAAY